GCCTTCACCTTGGTAGTCACGTTCGGCAGGATCGGAACCGCCGGCGCGTCGAACGTTCCCGCGGCCTTGGAAATATAATCGTTCGGTCCGTCCAGAATCGCACCGACACGAACCGAAGCGGGTGGCGGGGTCATTGCCGTCGAGGAATTGCCGATTATCTTATCGCAAGTGGCGGCGATCGATGAAGTAACCGGTGATGGCGCAGCCGCTGAAGCAGTGTGCGAAAGCCTATCGGCGGAAGTAGACGAGGAAGAAGATCGTGGCAAAACCGAACTGTCATCCGGTGATATTTCTATAGTGCTCCCGGATAAAAATGCATCGTGATTACTTCCAATACCCGTAATACCAAGTTCCCGTTCGAGTTCGTTAAGTGCGCGCAAAGCCGCGATGCCCAGCGCGTGGCTGATCCCCCACTCGTCGATCTCCTTGTTGCTGGCCTGCCCCACCGCACTGGCGGCGCACCACGAACGCAGATCCTCGAACATCGCCTCGCGCTTGTGTTCGGTCAGCAGTTTGGAATCGGCCACGCCGTCCGGCACGTCAAGGCCATCCAGATCACGGGCCCGCGCTGCGGCCGCGCCGACCATCACCGGACCGGCGAGCGCGCCCCGACCCACCTCGTCAAAGCCGACGATC
This sequence is a window from Bifidobacterium sp. ESL0745. Protein-coding genes within it:
- a CDS encoding ribonuclease HII produces the protein MAPTLELERELAGQGFDLIVGFDEVGRGALAGPVMVGAAAARARDLDGLDVPDGVADSKLLTEHKREAMFEDLRSWCAASAVGQASNKEIDEWGISHALGIAALRALNELERELGITGIGSNHDAFLSGSTIEISPDDSSVLPRSSSSSTSADRLSHTASAAAPSPVTSSIAATCDKIIGNSSTAMTPPPASVRVGAILDGPNDYISKAAGTFDAPAVPILPNVTTKVKADQSCALVSAASVIAKVTRDRLMVALSQGNPEYAPYQWQHNKGYGSAAHRAAIAKYGPSPLHRVSWHLV